One genomic region from Bacilli bacterium encodes:
- a CDS encoding DegV family protein, translating into MDNYVIVTDSCADLTIELVQETGVMVIPLTVTINNKTYYNYPDERELNLKEFYGMMRAGSMPSTSLINEHRFLEAFRPILAGGKDLLYLGFDSTLSGTVGQAFSAAEELKTEFPERKIVVVDTLSASMGFGLLVYYAANMKKEGSSIEEVAEWVEDNRLSFVHLFTVENLTTLKRGGRISGATAILANLFDIKPVLYTDNEGRLVSLQKTRGRKKSLLTMVELSKERLTADFAKDQVIFIGHADDEEMAHFLGDKFAETFHPKKIVYGHIGPVIGAHSGPGTIALFFRGTHR; encoded by the coding sequence ATGGATAATTATGTTATTGTTACCGATTCATGTGCCGATTTAACTATAGAATTAGTTCAGGAAACAGGAGTGATGGTCATACCCCTCACCGTTACCATTAATAACAAAACTTACTATAACTACCCCGACGAAAGGGAGTTGAATTTGAAAGAATTTTATGGCATGATGCGCGCCGGATCGATGCCGTCGACTTCGCTCATTAATGAACATCGATTCCTTGAAGCCTTTCGGCCGATTCTTGCCGGTGGCAAGGATTTGCTCTACCTGGGATTTGATTCCACACTCAGCGGAACAGTGGGACAAGCCTTCAGTGCGGCTGAGGAATTGAAAACTGAATTTCCCGAAAGAAAAATTGTCGTTGTCGATACGCTCTCTGCCTCGATGGGATTTGGGCTTTTAGTCTACTATGCCGCCAATATGAAAAAAGAAGGCTCGAGCATTGAAGAGGTCGCTGAATGGGTGGAGGACAACCGTCTTTCCTTTGTTCACCTATTTACAGTAGAAAATCTAACCACTTTGAAACGCGGTGGCCGGATTAGCGGAGCCACGGCCATTCTGGCCAATCTTTTCGATATCAAGCCCGTGTTATACACCGATAATGAAGGCCGCCTTGTCAGTCTTCAGAAAACCCGGGGAAGAAAAAAGTCACTTTTGACAATGGTTGAATTATCTAAAGAACGACTTACCGCCGATTTTGCCAAAGACCAAGTGATTTTTATCGGTCATGCGGATGATGAAGAAATGGCTCATTTTCTCGGAGATAAATTCGCCGAAACCTTCCATCCTAAAAAAATAGTTTATGGTCACATCGGACCGGTTATTGGCGCCCACTCTGGTCCGGGAACCATCGCTCTCTTTTTTCGGGGAACTCATCGTTAA
- a CDS encoding GNAT family N-acetyltransferase → MLTFRKLTISDQKTIDDLFIKAPYLNNYHASELVSFNLLAWNYHADNEIALIEGIVILRSLDKRGYVYLPPLADSKEKFKRGIEIIHDYDPHAFILGISEEMLSLVDIPHTLSLYDDDYAEYIYDPRNFIELKGNKLYRKRNLWHQFEKKYNYELIDYQAGLQEEVLSFLHRYTNEGGADDDLPAICYALDHLKELSLFADLLYANQTLVAISIGGISKRNYGVVLFEKADYNYIGSFVAIAKLSYEKRYKDLEIITRQEDMGITELRAAKLSWHPIEKEKKYALVFSQKIRDYYELYASSFSDSFAYRDYIFLYDAREHNIISVERNQKIVSGLILIDRTMHYNGQNWPLSLIVGMATNPAYRRQGLLKEVVKKAIKEAINLNHAFIFLYPVDSHYYTSSGFINYILEAPLDINWPHVEVTLEAAVVPELLADIYQEAIKGREGYMDRSLKRWSYFMNSLAQDGTSFDLIKHEKEVYGYLAHSGEEADEAILLKPIFPVNSHFDFSKLKIPSFGGDATGQMIRITSVLLFLANYRPSAEMISTFTLRINDPLIAENNLTLEIGVNDYKLNWVISDKQPTLCLDIATLTKYAIGIVPNQQTPISLLFPKRDLICFDKF, encoded by the coding sequence ATGCTTACTTTTCGCAAACTGACTATTTCCGATCAAAAAACAATCGACGATCTTTTTATTAAAGCCCCCTATCTTAATAACTATCATGCTTCTGAACTGGTAAGTTTTAACCTTCTGGCTTGGAACTATCATGCCGACAACGAAATTGCCTTGATCGAGGGTATTGTTATTTTGCGCAGCCTGGATAAACGGGGATATGTTTATTTGCCCCCTCTAGCCGACAGTAAGGAAAAATTTAAACGGGGAATAGAAATTATTCATGATTATGATCCTCACGCTTTTATTCTTGGGATAAGTGAAGAAATGCTTTCCTTAGTCGATATCCCCCATACTTTATCCCTTTATGATGATGACTATGCCGAATACATCTATGACCCCAGGAACTTTATTGAATTAAAAGGTAACAAACTATATCGAAAACGCAATCTATGGCATCAATTTGAAAAAAAATATAACTATGAATTGATTGATTATCAAGCCGGGCTTCAAGAAGAGGTTCTGTCTTTTTTACATCGGTACACCAATGAAGGTGGCGCGGATGATGATTTACCTGCCATTTGTTATGCGCTTGATCACTTAAAAGAGTTATCACTTTTTGCCGATTTACTCTATGCCAATCAAACTTTAGTCGCCATTAGTATCGGTGGAATCAGCAAAAGAAATTATGGGGTGGTTCTTTTTGAAAAGGCCGATTATAACTATATTGGTTCGTTTGTCGCCATCGCCAAACTTTCATACGAGAAAAGATATAAAGATTTAGAAATAATCACCCGGCAAGAGGACATGGGTATCACCGAATTAAGAGCAGCAAAGCTCAGCTGGCATCCTATCGAGAAAGAGAAAAAATACGCCTTGGTTTTTTCGCAAAAAATTAGGGATTATTATGAGCTGTATGCCAGTTCTTTCTCCGATTCATTTGCCTATCGAGACTATATATTTCTTTATGATGCCCGCGAGCACAATATCATCAGTGTCGAACGTAATCAAAAGATAGTCAGCGGATTAATTCTAATCGATAGAACTATGCACTATAACGGCCAGAATTGGCCATTGTCGCTAATCGTCGGCATGGCCACCAATCCGGCCTACCGTCGACAAGGACTTTTAAAAGAAGTGGTAAAAAAAGCAATTAAAGAGGCAATTAATCTTAATCACGCTTTTATTTTTCTTTATCCTGTTGATTCGCACTATTATACTTCATCCGGATTCATAAATTATATTCTCGAAGCTCCGCTAGACATAAATTGGCCACATGTTGAAGTAACGCTAGAAGCGGCGGTTGTACCCGAACTTTTGGCCGATATTTATCAAGAGGCGATAAAGGGCAGAGAAGGCTATATGGATCGATCCTTAAAACGCTGGTCATACTTTATGAATTCACTGGCCCAAGATGGAACTTCCTTTGATTTAATAAAACATGAAAAGGAGGTTTACGGATACTTAGCCCATAGTGGCGAAGAAGCCGATGAGGCGATTCTGCTTAAACCTATTTTCCCCGTAAATTCTCACTTTGATTTTTCTAAACTAAAAATCCCATCTTTCGGGGGCGATGCCACCGGCCAAATGATAAGAATAACCAGCGTTCTCTTGTTTCTCGCCAACTATCGTCCTTCGGCAGAAATGATTTCTACTTTTACTCTTCGTATAAATGATCCGTTAATTGCAGAAAATAATCTCACCTTAGAAATTGGCGTTAACGATTATAAACTAAATTGGGTAATAAGCGATAAACAGCCCACCCTTTGTTTAGATATTGCCACGCTCACAAAATATGCCATCGGTATTGTCCCTAATCAACAAACGCCTATTAGTTTGTTGTTTCCAAAAAGAGATTTAATTTGCTTTGATAAATTTTGA
- the heR gene encoding heliorhodopsin HeR, which yields MDKIKTQSLLRFNIIMGGLHLIQGVLMIFLIPALLVNIAQFRPTIVQYYLDYDYLTQSLFLNQRSLFELPFATLVGIFLLLSALAHVLVVLFKKRYISDLEKGINQFRWFEYALSSSIMICLIATLFGVYDIASLILIFVLNAIMNLFGLIMEKMNSGKDKKKVTWLPFVLGAIAGITPWLVIFIYMGGINDLSLVPWFVWLIAGTYFIAFNTFPVNMILQYRQIGKWKDYLYGERVYIILSLVAKTLLAWLVLFGAMQP from the coding sequence ATGGATAAAATTAAGACCCAGAGTCTCCTTCGTTTCAATATTATCATGGGCGGACTACACCTTATTCAAGGGGTGCTGATGATTTTCTTGATTCCGGCTCTTTTGGTTAATATTGCCCAATTTAGGCCCACTATTGTTCAGTACTATCTTGATTATGATTATCTCACTCAATCACTGTTTTTAAATCAACGGTCCTTATTTGAGCTTCCTTTTGCCACTTTGGTGGGAATTTTCTTGCTTTTATCTGCCCTGGCCCATGTCTTGGTTGTGCTGTTTAAAAAGCGTTATATCAGCGATTTAGAAAAAGGCATCAATCAATTTAGATGGTTTGAGTATGCCTTAAGTTCATCGATAATGATCTGTTTAATTGCCACCCTGTTTGGAGTTTATGATATCGCTTCTTTAATCCTTATCTTTGTGCTAAATGCCATTATGAATTTATTCGGCCTTATTATGGAAAAAATGAATAGCGGTAAGGACAAGAAGAAAGTTACCTGGCTGCCTTTTGTCTTAGGCGCAATAGCCGGCATAACCCCTTGGTTAGTAATCTTTATCTATATGGGAGGCATTAATGACTTAAGTCTTGTTCCTTGGTTCGTTTGGCTCATCGCTGGAACTTACTTCATCGCCTTCAACACCTTCCCCGTCAATATGATTCTTCAATATCGGCAAATAGGCAAGTGGAAAGATTACCTTTATGGCGAACGCGTATACATTATTCTAAGTCTTGTCGCTAAGACCCTGTTGGCTTGGCTGGTATTATTCGGTGCTATGCAGCCATAA
- a CDS encoding CTP synthase: METKYIFVTGGVVSSLGKGISAACLGRLLKKRGLKVFMQKFDPYINIDPGTMSPYQHGEVYVTDDGAETDLDLGHYERFLGENLSKESNVTAGKIYQSVINKERQGKYLGATVQVVPHITDEIKKRLVDAASVSGADVIITEIGGTVGDIESLPFLEAIRQARLEFGYDRTLYIHNTLVPFLKSSEEIKTKPTQHSVKELSSLGIQPDIIILRSEVPVPLASKEKIALFCNVSKAAVFESRDVKVLYEVALSFQKQGLDDFVLKHFHLECPPADMSDWETLVTKITNLHEEVHIGLVGKYIGLHDAYLSVSQALYHAGYFHDKKVIIHWISAIDLDRAEIGEEFSELDGILIPGGFGVRGAEGKMKAIHYARVKKIPLLGICYGMQLAAIEFARDVLKMEDADTSENNPNTHYPVIDYLPNQYKGINLGGTLRLGLYNCRLEKTSKAFMAYGKENIAERHRHRYEFNNQYLAAFNQAGLLASGLNPETGLVEIFELKDHPWFVTCQFHPEFLSRPLNPHPLFRDFIKAASDFKKTKTD, encoded by the coding sequence ATGGAGACTAAATATATTTTCGTTACTGGCGGAGTTGTCTCAAGTTTAGGTAAAGGTATATCGGCCGCTTGTCTGGGGAGATTACTAAAAAAACGTGGGCTCAAGGTTTTTATGCAAAAGTTTGATCCCTATATCAACATTGATCCCGGTACGATGTCTCCTTATCAGCATGGTGAAGTTTACGTGACCGATGACGGTGCGGAAACCGATTTAGATCTCGGCCATTACGAACGTTTCCTGGGGGAAAACCTCAGTAAAGAATCAAACGTTACTGCAGGAAAAATATATCAGTCAGTCATCAATAAGGAACGGCAAGGCAAGTACTTGGGGGCGACTGTACAAGTGGTGCCTCATATTACCGATGAAATAAAAAAACGACTGGTTGATGCAGCGAGTGTCAGCGGAGCCGATGTGATTATTACGGAAATCGGAGGAACGGTTGGGGATATTGAATCGCTTCCTTTTCTTGAAGCCATCCGTCAGGCACGTTTAGAGTTTGGTTATGACCGAACACTCTATATTCACAATACTTTAGTCCCATTTCTAAAATCTTCGGAAGAAATTAAAACTAAACCGACACAGCATAGCGTAAAGGAATTGAGCAGTTTAGGCATTCAACCGGATATCATTATCCTTCGTAGCGAAGTACCGGTTCCTCTTGCCAGCAAAGAAAAAATTGCTCTCTTCTGCAATGTTTCTAAAGCGGCGGTTTTTGAATCGCGCGATGTCAAGGTTCTCTATGAGGTGGCTCTTAGCTTTCAAAAGCAAGGCTTGGATGATTTTGTTTTAAAACATTTTCATCTGGAGTGTCCGCCTGCCGACATGAGTGATTGGGAAACGCTGGTGACAAAAATTACTAATCTTCATGAGGAAGTTCATATTGGGCTAGTTGGTAAATACATCGGACTACATGACGCATATCTTTCGGTAAGCCAAGCATTATATCATGCGGGCTACTTTCACGATAAAAAAGTAATTATTCATTGGATTTCGGCGATTGATCTTGATCGAGCAGAAATAGGGGAAGAGTTTTCAGAGTTAGATGGGATTCTTATTCCGGGTGGTTTTGGGGTTCGGGGCGCCGAAGGAAAGATGAAAGCCATTCATTATGCACGCGTGAAAAAAATACCTTTATTAGGAATTTGTTATGGCATGCAATTGGCAGCGATTGAATTCGCCCGCGATGTTTTAAAAATGGAAGATGCCGATACGAGTGAGAACAACCCGAACACCCACTATCCGGTTATTGATTATCTTCCCAATCAATATAAGGGCATCAATTTAGGCGGAACTCTTCGGTTAGGGCTGTATAATTGCCGTTTAGAAAAAACAAGCAAAGCGTTTATGGCCTATGGCAAAGAGAATATTGCTGAACGCCACCGCCATCGGTATGAGTTTAACAACCAGTATTTGGCCGCATTCAATCAAGCGGGATTGCTGGCATCTGGGCTTAATCCAGAAACGGGGCTTGTGGAAATCTTTGAGTTAAAAGACCATCCTTGGTTTGTAACTTGCCAATTCCATCCCGAGTTCTTATCGCGCCCATTAAACCCCCATCCTTTATTTCGTGATTTTATTAAAGCCGCTTCAGATTTTAAGAAAACGAAAACCGACTGA
- a CDS encoding Cof-type HAD-IIB family hydrolase, with translation MDKIKAEKIKVVITDIDGTLFSHVSNQVPPSAAEAFHKLQQKGIKVFIASGRNRYLIRKSGILDYVSPDGYITMNGANAIINNKVVYRYPIPSETVDALIKFAKRLKFGLTLIEENEGHINMVDERVISAHEKFGTRFPQPRTFPDHYDRIVYQAIAFCDELDESLFLPHLKGCKTARWDEYAVDIMPQDSDKSKGVLAVCEYYGYEPENVLCIGDALNDVEMLSLAGISIAMGNARSEAKAVADFVTDDIDQDGWSNAMKHFGLID, from the coding sequence ATGGATAAAATCAAAGCAGAAAAAATAAAGGTTGTCATCACCGATATTGACGGCACGCTGTTTTCACATGTTTCTAACCAAGTTCCACCATCGGCAGCGGAAGCTTTTCATAAGCTTCAACAGAAAGGCATAAAAGTTTTTATTGCCTCAGGTCGTAATCGCTACCTTATTCGGAAATCAGGGATTCTCGACTATGTCAGCCCGGACGGCTACATTACGATGAATGGGGCTAATGCGATTATTAACAACAAAGTTGTTTATCGCTATCCGATACCATCGGAAACGGTTGATGCATTGATTAAGTTTGCTAAAAGACTGAAGTTTGGATTGACTTTAATCGAAGAGAACGAAGGCCATATTAATATGGTTGATGAACGCGTTATTTCCGCTCATGAAAAATTCGGAACAAGATTTCCCCAACCGCGCACTTTCCCCGATCATTATGACCGCATTGTTTATCAAGCAATTGCTTTTTGCGATGAACTTGACGAGTCATTATTTCTTCCCCACTTGAAGGGTTGTAAGACCGCACGCTGGGACGAATATGCCGTTGACATCATGCCCCAGGATAGTGATAAATCAAAAGGTGTTCTCGCTGTTTGCGAGTATTATGGCTATGAGCCAGAAAACGTCCTTTGCATTGGTGATGCACTGAATGATGTGGAGATGTTATCGTTGGCAGGCATTAGCATCGCGATGGGTAATGCTCGTAGCGAAGCCAAGGCAGTAGCGGATTTTGTGACTGACGACATTGATCAAGATGGTTGGTCAAACGCGATGAAACATTTTGGACTAATCGATTAA
- a CDS encoding thymidine kinase, which yields MRNQTGRIEVITGPMYAGKTEELLRRVRRAEYAEENILVFKPVIDNRYAEGEVVSHNKSHTRSINISKAKDIWNFIKDDTDIVAIDEIQFLDEDAVEICENLADQGIRVIVSGLDRNFRGDPFSFMPRLLALADQVDKLTAVCVKCHAPATRTQRLVNGKPANYDDPIILIGATEAYEARCRRCHQVPGKKKKN from the coding sequence ATGCGCAATCAAACAGGAAGAATTGAAGTTATAACCGGCCCCATGTATGCTGGAAAGACAGAAGAATTATTAAGAAGGGTTCGGCGCGCAGAGTATGCCGAAGAAAATATTTTGGTTTTTAAACCCGTTATTGATAATCGCTATGCCGAAGGTGAAGTGGTGTCTCACAATAAATCACACACGCGTTCAATTAATATTTCAAAGGCAAAAGATATTTGGAATTTTATAAAAGACGATACGGATATTGTTGCCATCGATGAAATTCAATTCCTAGATGAAGACGCTGTGGAGATTTGCGAGAATCTAGCTGACCAAGGAATTCGCGTTATCGTCTCCGGATTAGATCGCAATTTTCGAGGTGACCCTTTTTCCTTTATGCCACGGCTACTCGCGCTTGCTGATCAAGTTGATAAATTGACTGCTGTCTGTGTTAAATGTCATGCTCCAGCGACTAGAACCCAACGCCTCGTTAATGGAAAACCGGCGAATTATGATGATCCCATTATTCTTATCGGGGCCACAGAGGCTTATGAGGCGCGCTGCCGTCGCTGCCACCAGGTTCCAGGAAAAAAGAAGAAAAATTAG
- a CDS encoding recombinase family protein, protein MDYGYVRVSSITQNIDRQMNEMYRLNLIDKNIYIDKQSGKNFERKAYQQLKKKLREKDLLIIKSIDRLGRNYKMIIEEWRYITQIIKADILVIDMPLLDTRSETNNLVGTFISDIVLQILSFVAETERENIKLRQAEGIRLAKARGVHMGRPKYKLPAGFNEMVLRYQKKEVTNSEAADLLNMKRGTFLKYANMKDS, encoded by the coding sequence ATGGATTACGGATATGTGAGAGTGTCATCAATCACTCAAAATATTGATCGTCAGATGAATGAAATGTACCGACTTAATTTAATAGATAAGAATATTTACATTGATAAACAAAGTGGCAAAAATTTTGAAAGAAAAGCCTATCAGCAACTGAAGAAAAAATTAAGGGAAAAAGACTTGCTTATTATTAAATCAATTGACCGACTAGGCAGAAATTACAAGATGATTATTGAAGAATGGCGGTATATTACGCAGATTATCAAAGCGGATATTTTGGTTATAGATATGCCATTGCTTGATACGAGAAGTGAAACAAATAATTTAGTTGGTACATTTATTAGTGATATTGTTTTACAGATACTATCATTTGTTGCTGAAACAGAAAGAGAAAACATTAAGCTTAGACAAGCGGAAGGAATTAGACTTGCAAAGGCGCGCGGTGTGCATATGGGAAGGCCAAAATATAAACTACCAGCAGGCTTTAATGAAATGGTTTTAAGATATCAAAAAAAAGAAGTCACTAATAGCGAAGCAGCAGATCTGCTTAATATGAAGCGTGGCACATTTCTCAAATATGCTAATATGAAAGATAGTTGA
- a CDS encoding IS3 family transposase: protein MTINRSGFYKWKRRLEHPNAKLIKRASDIALFKDYHGRFPSHGYRRLNAKIKLDTGKVISNQYAHWCCKNAGVVSVSKHYRYKKPGDSFKLYPNLLAAGLNVNSRMECIASDMTAFYVKGVYYELTLYMDLWNNEIVGYGLSSKKGDRETYMDGLRRLIEKKKEYQDLKLVLHTDQGSVYSSKSFNELLPLYNIIHSISRAGTPTDNGAMESINGWIKTEMFTDFHIKETEDVEVFIKEYLTYFNEQRPAYSLNYLTPKQYREVFNC, encoded by the coding sequence ATGACAATCAACCGATCGGGCTTCTATAAATGGAAGCGGCGACTGGAACATCCGAATGCCAAGCTCATTAAACGAGCTAGTGACATCGCCTTGTTCAAAGACTATCACGGTAGATTCCCCTCGCATGGGTATCGCCGGCTCAATGCGAAGATTAAATTGGATACGGGCAAAGTAATATCAAACCAATATGCCCATTGGTGTTGTAAAAATGCTGGGGTCGTCAGCGTTTCCAAGCATTATCGATACAAGAAGCCAGGGGATTCATTCAAGTTATATCCCAACCTTTTAGCGGCCGGATTAAACGTCAATTCAAGGATGGAATGCATCGCCTCGGATATGACAGCGTTCTATGTCAAAGGAGTCTATTACGAGTTGACCTTATATATGGATCTATGGAACAACGAAATCGTTGGTTATGGTCTTTCTTCCAAGAAGGGTGACCGTGAGACATATATGGATGGACTAAGACGGTTAATCGAAAAGAAAAAGGAATATCAGGATCTCAAACTTGTACTGCATACAGACCAAGGTTCCGTCTATTCCTCGAAGAGCTTCAACGAGCTGCTTCCCTTATATAATATCATTCATTCAATATCGCGAGCAGGAACTCCAACAGATAACGGGGCGATGGAATCAATCAATGGGTGGATTAAAACCGAAATGTTCACTGATTTTCATATCAAAGAAACAGAGGACGTCGAGGTGTTCATCAAAGAATACCTGACGTATTTCAATGAGCAACGACCAGCCTACTCTTTAAACTATCTGACTCCAAAACAATACCGGGAGGTGTTCAATTGTTAA